In a genomic window of Chloroflexota bacterium:
- a CDS encoding aminopeptidase, which translates to MTADELAMVDNVMRQCLAVTADDRVVIVTDPPKQAIGELFHVGALRHARDATLLVMPVAERHGSEPPTDVAEAMGTATVCVLPTSKSLTHTRARTAATDAGARVASMPSITYEMAMRTLAADYSAIARESEELATILSAGAEVTLTSPGGCNLTFSAVGRDGLADTGHFTTPGDMGNLPAGEAFIAPVEGTATGTVVIDAASMIEDVMPDPPMRIRIQEGLAVGVEGAGAVQLEAVFAEVGDGARNLAELGIGTNPNARLSGNILEAEKVAGTAHVALGASLHIGGTVDVPFHQDGVIARPTVHVDGRLIMQDGQRVPLAG; encoded by the coding sequence TTGACCGCCGACGAATTGGCGATGGTCGACAACGTGATGCGCCAGTGCCTGGCGGTCACCGCCGACGACCGGGTGGTGATCGTGACCGATCCCCCCAAGCAGGCCATCGGCGAGCTGTTCCATGTCGGCGCGCTGCGGCACGCGCGCGACGCGACGCTGCTGGTGATGCCGGTGGCCGAGCGCCACGGCAGCGAGCCGCCGACGGACGTCGCCGAGGCCATGGGCACCGCGACGGTTTGCGTGCTGCCCACGTCGAAGTCGCTCACGCACACTCGCGCGCGTACGGCGGCGACCGATGCCGGCGCCCGGGTGGCAAGCATGCCGTCGATCACCTACGAGATGGCCATGCGGACGCTGGCGGCGGACTACTCCGCCATTGCGCGCGAGTCGGAAGAGCTGGCGACCATCTTGAGCGCCGGCGCGGAGGTCACGCTCACCTCACCGGGCGGCTGCAATCTGACGTTTAGCGCCGTGGGGAGGGACGGCCTGGCCGACACCGGACACTTCACGACGCCAGGCGACATGGGGAACCTCCCGGCGGGCGAGGCGTTCATCGCTCCCGTGGAGGGCACCGCGACTGGAACCGTGGTGATCGACGCGGCCTCGATGATCGAGGACGTAATGCCGGACCCGCCGATGCGAATCCGAATTCAGGAGGGTCTGGCCGTAGGCGTGGAAGGCGCCGGCGCGGTGCAGCTCGAGGCGGTGTTCGCGGAGGTGGGCGACGGGGCGCGCAACCTCGCCGAGCTTGGGATCGGTACGAATCCCAATGCCCGGCTCAGCGGCAACATCTTGGAAGCCGAGAAGGTGGCGGGCACGGCGCACGTGGCGCTGGGCGCGAGCCTTCACATTGGTGGCACCGTTGACGTGCCGTTTCATCAGGACGGCGTGATCGCGCGTCCGACCGTTCACGTCGACGGCCGACTGATCATGCAGGACGGTCAGCGGGTGCCGCTCGCCGGATAG
- a CDS encoding response regulator transcription factor: MARSDVEPTPRILAVDDDPAILDMLRRGLGIEGFDVRVASDGAQALEAINAGAADVVILDVMMPGLDGFDVLHQVRAKNDVPVLFLTARDRVADRIRGLDAGADDYLPKPFAFGELVARVRALLRRHGPAERRVLSFDGVQMDLGSRQVTAMGEPLSLTQTEFELLRALMEQPGRVLTRSELLDRMWGYEPRAVSNVVDVYVGYLRRKLETADHPRLIHTVRGVGYVLRKATA, translated from the coding sequence GTGGCGCGCAGCGACGTTGAGCCCACTCCCCGGATCCTGGCGGTTGATGACGATCCGGCGATCCTGGATATGCTGCGACGCGGCCTGGGCATCGAGGGGTTCGACGTGCGCGTGGCCTCCGATGGCGCGCAGGCGCTCGAGGCCATCAACGCCGGGGCGGCCGACGTGGTGATCCTGGACGTGATGATGCCGGGACTCGACGGCTTCGACGTGCTCCACCAGGTTCGGGCGAAGAATGACGTTCCGGTCCTGTTCCTCACGGCGCGGGATCGCGTGGCGGACCGCATCCGCGGCCTGGACGCCGGGGCCGACGACTACCTGCCGAAGCCCTTCGCTTTCGGCGAGCTGGTGGCCCGCGTGCGAGCCCTGCTGCGCCGGCACGGGCCGGCCGAGCGCCGGGTGCTGTCCTTCGACGGCGTGCAGATGGACCTCGGGTCGCGGCAGGTCACCGCGATGGGCGAGCCCCTGAGCCTGACGCAGACCGAGTTCGAGCTCTTGCGCGCGTTGATGGAGCAGCCGGGCCGCGTGCTCACACGGTCGGAGTTGCTCGACCGGATGTGGGGCTACGAGCCGAGGGCCGTGTCCAACGTGGTGGACGTGTACGTCGGCTACCTCAGACGCAAGCTCGAAACGGCTGACCACCCACGCCTGATTCACACGGTGCGGGGCGTCGGCTACGTGCTGCGAAAGGCGACCGCGTGA
- a CDS encoding ATP-binding protein gives MSIRLKLALWYVGFVVATVLGFGLLLHFLLAARVRSEVDVALQGRAGHVLELGEAGQPVAGVQATLPLLPDAITTELAQPDIYHQFVSPSGMPEMTSANLRGRQLPVTPGVYEALRTGEEQFEDVRLQDGTRMRVLIAPIVWQGEIEGVLQVASSVDVAEGAILPFHGYLLGGMAGVVAVALVSGLYLTRKSMNPVKALTRTAEAIYQVGDLSRRIEVGKGGDEIKTLGRTFNRMLDSIEQLVTSQHRFLADASHELKTPLTVIRGNAEILCRGAAPGADDEAADAILREATRMQRIVDDLLAIAELDAATEMRFEPVEVRALAERAVHDLEPLAGSRELWVQGDGEVLISGDVDRLERVVRNLVQNAIAATEPAGRIEVDVRRHNGMARLVVADDGRGIDPEHVPHIFERFYRVDPSRSRATGGTGLGLTIVKRVAEAHGGSVEAGRSELGGAVFEVRLPADGHASPADDRANVRYHI, from the coding sequence GTGAGTATCCGGCTCAAGCTGGCGCTGTGGTACGTGGGCTTTGTGGTGGCCACGGTGCTCGGGTTTGGGCTGCTGCTGCACTTTCTCCTGGCGGCGCGGGTGCGAAGCGAAGTGGACGTGGCGCTGCAAGGCCGCGCGGGTCACGTGCTGGAGCTCGGTGAGGCCGGCCAGCCGGTCGCGGGCGTGCAAGCGACGCTTCCCCTCCTGCCGGACGCGATCACGACGGAGCTGGCGCAACCCGACATCTACCACCAATTCGTGAGCCCGTCCGGCATGCCCGAAATGACGTCGGCGAATCTGCGAGGACGGCAGCTCCCCGTGACTCCGGGGGTGTACGAGGCGCTGCGCACGGGAGAAGAGCAGTTCGAGGACGTGCGCTTGCAGGACGGCACCCGCATGCGCGTCCTGATTGCTCCGATCGTGTGGCAGGGCGAAATCGAGGGGGTGCTGCAGGTCGCGAGCTCGGTCGACGTCGCCGAGGGCGCCATTCTGCCGTTCCATGGCTATCTGCTCGGCGGGATGGCCGGCGTGGTTGCCGTGGCCCTGGTGAGCGGCTTATACCTCACGCGCAAGTCCATGAACCCGGTCAAGGCCCTGACGCGCACCGCGGAGGCGATCTACCAGGTCGGGGACCTCAGCCGACGGATCGAGGTTGGGAAGGGCGGGGACGAAATCAAGACGCTGGGCCGGACGTTCAATCGAATGCTCGACTCGATCGAGCAGCTGGTGACCTCGCAGCACCGCTTTCTGGCCGACGCATCACACGAGCTGAAGACACCGCTGACGGTGATTCGCGGCAATGCCGAGATCCTGTGCCGCGGCGCGGCACCCGGTGCTGACGACGAGGCCGCGGACGCGATCCTGCGCGAAGCCACGCGCATGCAGCGGATCGTGGACGACCTGTTGGCCATCGCCGAGCTGGACGCGGCGACGGAAATGCGGTTCGAGCCGGTGGAGGTGCGCGCGCTGGCCGAGCGAGCCGTCCACGACCTCGAACCGCTGGCGGGGAGCCGCGAGCTGTGGGTGCAGGGGGACGGCGAGGTGCTGATCTCCGGGGACGTGGACAGGCTCGAACGCGTGGTGCGAAACCTGGTGCAGAACGCCATTGCGGCGACGGAACCCGCGGGCCGGATCGAGGTCGACGTGCGACGGCACAACGGCATGGCGCGGCTGGTGGTGGCGGACGACGGCCGCGGGATCGATCCCGAGCATGTGCCCCACATCTTCGAACGGTTCTATCGGGTGGATCCCTCGCGGTCGCGCGCGACCGGCGGCACCGGGCTGGGCCTGACGATCGTCAAGCGCGTGGCCGAAGCGCACGGCGGCAGCGTGGAGGCCGGACGCAGCGAGCTTGGCGGGGCGGTTTTTGAGGTGCGACTCCCCGCGGACGGTCACGCCAGCCCGGCGGACGACCGCGCGAACGTGAGATATCACATCTGA
- a CDS encoding Crp/Fnr family transcriptional regulator has product MANLRAEGAHPANYRAGDLVMDPAVDRPRVGIVCDGAITVWRLSPKGKQLATASLRQGDWFENLFPSETYERTFIEADAPAHVAWLDGAAFQRLLRKYPSFSVELVRSQIRRLAAVETRASHTALASVADSVALALLQMAEREGTTDLEVTHEELAQRLGTVRESVSLAISTLRRAGALAPAQGRKRLISILSLSKLQQLLGYYPSGT; this is encoded by the coding sequence ATGGCTAACCTGCGCGCGGAAGGCGCGCACCCGGCGAACTATCGCGCCGGCGACCTCGTGATGGATCCGGCCGTGGACCGTCCGCGGGTCGGCATCGTGTGCGATGGGGCAATCACCGTCTGGCGCCTGAGCCCGAAGGGCAAGCAGCTTGCCACGGCCTCGCTGCGGCAGGGGGATTGGTTCGAGAACCTCTTCCCCAGCGAGACCTACGAGCGCACCTTCATCGAGGCCGATGCGCCGGCGCACGTAGCCTGGCTCGACGGGGCCGCCTTTCAGCGTTTGCTGCGCAAGTACCCGAGCTTCAGCGTCGAGCTCGTCCGATCGCAGATTCGGCGCTTGGCCGCGGTCGAGACTCGGGCGAGCCACACCGCCCTGGCCAGCGTGGCCGATTCGGTGGCGCTGGCCCTGCTGCAAATGGCCGAGCGCGAGGGCACCACGGACCTGGAAGTGACGCACGAGGAGCTGGCGCAGCGGCTCGGCACGGTGCGGGAAAGCGTGAGCCTGGCCATCAGCACGCTGCGGCGGGCGGGCGCCCTGGCGCCGGCGCAAGGACGCAAGCGGCTGATCTCCATTCTGAGCCTCTCGAAACTTCAGCAGCTGCTGGGCTACTACCCCTCGGGCACGTAG
- a CDS encoding TRC40/GET3/ArsA family transport-energizing ATPase: MSRASDARVILYTGKGGVGKTSVAAATALRCAERGARTIVLSTDAAHSLGDSLDQPLGPEPIKVAERLWAQECDIYYNLETYWGTVQSWFEALLTWRGVNDLLAEEIAVLPGMEELANLLWITRHVDSGDFDVVIVDCAPTGETLRLLAFPEVGRWWMDKLLPINRQLARMVRPMARRVTDLPLPEDSVFVAMGELVEELEKLRVLLTRPGQSTVRIVVNPEKMVIREAQRSFTYLTLYDHITDALVVNRLVPAEATGDFAASWRRMQQRYMREIHSMFDPVPVLEIPQFPEEVVGLDRLRAMGELMHGDEDPAAVLVRERPYHIAQIDGEFEFQIPAPFIDRRDAALIRRGDELVVRMGAARRNIVLPRALARMEHQRARLEEGQLRIRFVPRSAAELPSDAALPPKTS, from the coding sequence TTGTCACGCGCTAGCGACGCCCGCGTCATCCTCTACACCGGCAAGGGCGGGGTGGGCAAAACCAGCGTCGCCGCCGCGACCGCCCTGCGCTGCGCGGAGCGCGGCGCGCGAACCATCGTCCTCAGCACCGACGCCGCGCACAGCCTCGGCGACTCCCTGGACCAGCCGCTCGGCCCCGAGCCCATCAAGGTGGCCGAGCGACTGTGGGCGCAGGAATGCGACATCTACTACAACCTCGAAACCTATTGGGGAACGGTCCAGTCCTGGTTTGAAGCGCTGCTGACGTGGCGGGGCGTCAACGACCTCCTGGCCGAAGAGATCGCCGTGCTCCCGGGCATGGAAGAGCTGGCCAACTTGCTCTGGATCACCCGTCACGTCGACTCGGGTGACTTCGACGTGGTGATCGTGGACTGCGCGCCCACCGGCGAGACGCTGCGTCTGCTGGCGTTTCCCGAGGTCGGGCGCTGGTGGATGGACAAGCTGCTGCCGATCAATCGCCAGCTCGCGCGCATGGTTCGCCCGATGGCGCGGCGGGTCACCGATCTGCCACTGCCCGAGGATTCCGTCTTCGTCGCCATGGGCGAGCTGGTCGAAGAGCTGGAGAAGCTGCGGGTGTTGCTCACGCGGCCGGGCCAATCGACGGTCAGGATCGTGGTGAATCCGGAAAAGATGGTCATCCGCGAGGCCCAGCGGAGCTTCACCTACCTGACGCTGTACGACCACATCACCGACGCGCTGGTGGTGAACCGTCTCGTCCCCGCGGAGGCCACGGGAGACTTTGCCGCCAGCTGGCGCCGCATGCAGCAGCGCTATATGCGTGAAATCCACTCCATGTTCGATCCCGTGCCCGTCCTGGAGATCCCGCAGTTTCCGGAGGAAGTGGTCGGGCTCGACCGGCTGCGGGCCATGGGGGAGCTGATGCACGGCGATGAGGATCCGGCGGCCGTCCTGGTGCGCGAGCGCCCCTACCACATCGCCCAGATCGACGGCGAGTTTGAGTTTCAGATCCCGGCCCCTTTCATCGACCGCCGAGACGCGGCGCTGATCCGCCGCGGGGACGAGCTGGTCGTGCGCATGGGCGCGGCTCGGCGCAACATCGTCCTCCCGCGCGCCCTGGCCCGCATGGAGCATCAGCGGGCGCGGCTCGAGGAGGGTCAGCTGCGAATCAGGTTCGTGCCGCGCTCCGCCGCGGAGTTGCCGTCAGACGCCGCCTTGCCGCCGAAAACGAGCTAA